A window of the Coprobacter fastidiosus genome harbors these coding sequences:
- a CDS encoding PaaI family thioesterase: MDYIEFFKNDRFATEAGITLSEVRPGYAKAKLKINEHHLNAGNVVQGGALFTLADLTIAAAANANGRLAFSIQSDIRFLESATIGETLIAEAQEILLHKTICHYKANITTENGRLIAVCDGICYRK, from the coding sequence ATGGATTATATCGAATTTTTTAAAAACGACCGTTTCGCAACAGAAGCAGGGATCACACTTTCTGAGGTTCGTCCCGGGTATGCAAAAGCCAAACTAAAAATAAACGAACACCATCTGAATGCAGGAAACGTCGTTCAGGGAGGAGCACTGTTTACTTTAGCGGATCTGACAATTGCCGCCGCCGCCAACGCTAACGGCCGTCTGGCTTTCTCTATACAGTCGGACATTCGATTTCTTGAAAGCGCCACGATCGGAGAAACCCTGATCGCAGAAGCCCAAGAAATTTTGTTGCATAAAACGATCTGTCACTATAAAGCGAATATCACTACCGAAAACGGCCGACTTATTGCTGTATGTGACGGAATATGTTATAGAAAATAA
- a CDS encoding sialate O-acetylesterase: MKKIAVIAFLAFISTTLFAKVKLPGVLADNMVLQQQSQVKLWGEAKPGSIVNIKPSWAKRSYSTTTGKDGKWIQQITTPVAGGPYEITFNDGEKTTLKNILIGEVWFCSGQSNMEMPVQGFDRQPVNNIQDILIKAKKEVPIRFCNIPRITAKTPQSDCETRWEEHTPEGVARASATAYFFAKYLNEVLDVPIGLIISNWGGSKVEPWMSIEALTPFKDEVDISHLTNDKPVGPKQVLPGVLYNAMISPVINYTIKGMIWYQGESNRGQEELYGRLMPAFVKDLRQKWGLGDFPFYYVQIAPFQYDGVDKTSSAKLREVQLRNMNEIPNSGMAVTLDIGEKTKIHPAEKEKVGNRLAYWALAKTYNKNNFGYSGPIYKSIEIKGNKIYVNFSNAPKGVAPLETELPDFEIAGEDKIFYPAKAVIEAKSGRLGVSSPQVPNPVAVRYAYKNFVVGSLFDVYGLPASSFRSDNWEIK; this comes from the coding sequence ATGAAAAAAATAGCGGTTATCGCCTTTTTAGCTTTTATTTCGACCACACTCTTCGCTAAAGTAAAACTACCGGGTGTCTTAGCAGACAATATGGTGTTGCAACAACAGTCCCAAGTCAAGTTATGGGGAGAAGCGAAACCCGGAAGCATAGTAAACATAAAGCCGTCCTGGGCAAAAAGATCTTATTCCACAACGACAGGGAAAGACGGGAAATGGATACAGCAAATAACGACTCCGGTAGCCGGAGGCCCTTACGAAATCACATTTAATGACGGAGAAAAAACAACATTAAAAAATATTCTCATCGGAGAAGTATGGTTTTGTTCGGGACAATCCAATATGGAAATGCCGGTACAAGGGTTCGACCGACAACCGGTAAATAATATTCAGGATATTCTTATTAAAGCAAAAAAAGAAGTTCCGATCCGGTTCTGCAATATTCCCCGTATTACGGCAAAAACTCCGCAATCCGATTGTGAAACCCGATGGGAAGAACATACACCCGAAGGAGTTGCCAGAGCCAGTGCTACGGCTTATTTCTTTGCAAAATACTTAAATGAAGTTCTCGATGTCCCCATAGGACTGATAATCTCGAATTGGGGTGGATCGAAAGTAGAACCGTGGATGAGTATTGAAGCTCTCACCCCATTCAAGGACGAGGTCGATATTTCTCATCTGACTAATGACAAACCTGTAGGTCCTAAACAAGTGTTGCCCGGAGTATTGTATAACGCAATGATCTCTCCCGTTATCAACTATACGATAAAAGGAATGATCTGGTATCAAGGTGAAAGCAATAGAGGACAAGAAGAGCTATACGGACGTTTAATGCCGGCATTTGTAAAAGACTTACGTCAAAAATGGGGCTTAGGAGACTTCCCGTTCTATTATGTACAAATAGCCCCGTTCCAATATGACGGTGTCGATAAAACATCTTCTGCAAAATTACGAGAAGTTCAACTCCGGAATATGAATGAAATTCCGAATTCGGGAATGGCTGTAACTTTAGATATAGGAGAAAAAACCAAAATCCATCCGGCAGAAAAAGAAAAAGTAGGAAACAGACTGGCTTACTGGGCCTTAGCAAAGACCTATAATAAAAACAATTTCGGATATTCCGGTCCTATATATAAATCTATCGAAATAAAAGGGAATAAGATTTATGTCAATTTCAGTAATGCCCCCAAAGGGGTTGCTCCTCTCGAAACTGAACTGCCCGATTTCGAAATCGCCGGAGAGGATAAAATATTCTACCCGGCAAAAGCGGTTATCGAAGCCAAGAGCGGACGTTTAGGAGTCAGCAGCCCGCAAGTCCCTAATCCCGTTGCAGTCCGCTACGCTTATAAAAATTTCGTGGTAGGCTCTCTTTTCGATGTTTACGGACTTCCGGCATCCTCTTTCCGCAGTGATAACTGGGAAATAAAATAG
- a CDS encoding LamG domain-containing protein codes for MRKFLNFRMIAILMVACLTTLFLPSCGNDDEDKDSTPLDLTEINALLSECESLLSSATTDDYPEAAITTFQSKVNAIKSAVAGDLTQTTLNNLLVQLKEAKTTFEQSAYDAIPLDNLLAEWSFDEGEGTSLVSTGVQAWVAKMKTGPSEIFGTNTQVPSFVDGVKGKALSFDNGACLEVDDFSETSLLSNTLSISVWINPKESRAGNYILSMNYWENWKLNLQNEGKPFFTVATTVAGVDADNEHVESFPINTWTHLVVSMDLNAHTLSFYVNGELTKTWDASGKPGLAGSQKSAYLPASGEKLPFLIGCATTYAEASTWDWVTLPIEPSGWDYFAGSLDELKIYNIALTEGQVSKLYNDEKK; via the coding sequence ATGAGAAAATTTTTAAATTTCAGAATGATCGCTATCTTGATGGTAGCCTGTTTGACAACGCTTTTTTTGCCTTCTTGTGGAAATGACGATGAAGATAAGGACTCTACTCCTCTGGACTTGACAGAGATCAATGCATTGCTGAGCGAATGTGAATCTTTATTGAGTAGCGCGACTACGGATGATTATCCTGAAGCTGCCATTACTACGTTTCAATCGAAAGTAAATGCAATTAAGAGTGCTGTAGCCGGAGATCTGACGCAAACGACGTTGAATAATCTGCTTGTTCAGTTGAAAGAAGCGAAAACTACTTTTGAACAAAGTGCGTATGACGCAATTCCTTTGGATAATTTATTAGCAGAATGGAGCTTTGATGAGGGAGAAGGTACAAGCCTTGTTTCTACCGGTGTGCAAGCATGGGTTGCTAAGATGAAAACCGGACCGAGTGAGATTTTCGGAACGAATACTCAAGTTCCTTCATTTGTTGACGGGGTTAAGGGAAAAGCTTTGAGTTTTGATAATGGAGCATGTCTTGAAGTTGACGATTTCAGTGAAACATCATTGCTCAGCAATACGCTCTCTATCTCGGTATGGATAAATCCGAAAGAAAGCAGAGCCGGAAATTATATCCTTTCTATGAATTACTGGGAAAACTGGAAATTGAATCTTCAGAATGAAGGTAAACCTTTCTTTACTGTTGCTACGACTGTTGCAGGTGTCGATGCGGATAATGAACATGTAGAGTCATTCCCGATAAATACGTGGACTCATTTGGTAGTTTCTATGGATTTGAATGCTCATACTTTATCTTTCTATGTAAACGGAGAGTTGACAAAAACTTGGGATGCCAGCGGAAAACCGGGTTTGGCAGGATCTCAGAAATCTGCTTATCTTCCTGCCTCAGGAGAAAAACTGCCGTTCTTGATCGGTTGCGCTACGACTTATGCCGAAGCTTCGACATGGGATTGGGTTACATTACCTATCGAACCTTCAGGATGGGATTATTTTGCCGGTTCTTTGGATGAGTTGAAGATTTATAATATCGCTCTTACCGAAGGTCAGGTTTCGAAATTGTATAATGACGAGAAAAAATAA
- a CDS encoding LamG-like jellyroll fold domain-containing protein has protein sequence MMKKVFYLFFSLFFYPNIGIFCFADQIPVSRIEKMPNLPSPYQMRDWKSVAKAYDKFVFDKNKTGSYLPLIEIKSQGNNYPGSKQIRLDTYVGSNSHGSQAEAINILPAIVGASLVGVDKSSDNGENYVSYAKDFFNKKNEQNVYLNGYSATSGKDWWYDLMPNVYFYQLYSLYPDADADFETQFTEVADRWLEAVYKLGGSLQPWTVPDMNHRAFNLVTGKPLTSGAKEPESAGTIAWLLYQAYTQTGDKKYFEGAQLALEFLCAFGENPSYELQLPYGTLIAARMNAEQDCSYNIDRLINWCFDWGRTRGWGAIVGTWGGYDVSGLIGEANDNGDDYAFVMNGFQQAAALAPVAKYDKRYARAIGKWLLNIANASRLFYNNVLPEDHQEPQSYAWSSVYDTESCIPYESMKEVWNNKSPYVMGDATGGGWAATNISLYSGSSVGYLAALIEKTNVEGILRIDVNKTDFFGNAVFPVYLYYNPYSEDKTVELELPSGEYDLYDAISERNVVSRISGTASFSVPSDGVCLLTVIPSGTEQTVSGHRLLAGNQVIDFYYGYDYSRNLRLKAIVADQEVTVPGNTVKLNVYADNIPLGASVVYQWSVNGEPIQSEWTGSYLNWNVPSTLGLYTIKAVGSARNQTISGEVTVEVLESMYDKPSLTSIETSSSMPLSPGETIDVTSVLAEETPGLTVSWECDGGDIENLSDFSSRWTLPSVPGVYTISCTAKNRFGEDMKSLEVLVKEEKSAVKTPLIYYPLNGDCSNAASLGIYDAIPEGGSFVTDALGRESSAYSLSSSSYLYTENDEALGVQDKVTIGFWVSPENTPGREQFLVSHGSWEERYKISLSPDMTLRWTVNTSDGTKDLDYKIPLDLNKFYHITAVYTGYSMELYVNGEFYSFMKHSGNIGTTDKDITYGRKDRTDTEYTFAGILDEIRIYNDELSLSEIRELPETWELLPSSVENTISDLQIQILKGRGVLRIDTGGRILKNLEVFNIQGMSFPCKWQKESEYSYSISTENLSSGIYVLRLTDKSGKNYRYKIIL, from the coding sequence ATGATGAAAAAGGTATTTTACTTATTCTTTAGCTTGTTCTTTTATCCGAACATCGGCATATTTTGTTTTGCCGATCAGATTCCCGTTTCGAGAATCGAGAAGATGCCGAATCTACCGTCTCCTTATCAGATGAGGGATTGGAAATCGGTTGCAAAGGCTTATGATAAATTTGTTTTCGACAAAAATAAAACCGGTAGTTATTTACCTCTGATTGAGATTAAATCGCAAGGGAATAATTATCCCGGCTCTAAGCAGATACGTTTGGATACTTATGTCGGATCAAATAGTCATGGCAGTCAGGCAGAGGCGATTAACATATTGCCGGCTATTGTAGGCGCATCTTTGGTCGGTGTCGACAAATCTTCTGATAACGGAGAGAATTATGTATCTTATGCTAAAGATTTTTTTAACAAGAAAAATGAACAGAATGTTTATTTGAACGGATATTCTGCGACATCGGGAAAAGATTGGTGGTATGATCTCATGCCTAATGTATATTTTTATCAGCTTTATTCTCTTTATCCGGATGCCGATGCTGATTTTGAAACTCAATTTACTGAAGTTGCAGATCGTTGGTTAGAGGCTGTTTATAAATTGGGTGGTAGCTTGCAACCTTGGACTGTTCCGGATATGAATCACCGGGCATTTAATTTAGTTACCGGAAAGCCTTTGACAAGCGGTGCAAAAGAGCCTGAATCCGCCGGGACAATAGCCTGGTTGCTTTATCAGGCCTATACCCAGACTGGAGATAAGAAATATTTTGAGGGAGCACAGCTTGCACTTGAATTTTTGTGTGCGTTCGGAGAGAATCCTTCTTATGAGTTGCAGTTGCCTTATGGAACGTTGATTGCTGCGAGAATGAATGCAGAGCAGGATTGTTCTTATAATATAGACCGATTGATTAATTGGTGTTTCGATTGGGGGCGTACTCGCGGTTGGGGCGCTATTGTCGGTACATGGGGAGGATATGATGTCTCGGGACTTATCGGTGAAGCGAATGATAACGGAGATGATTATGCTTTTGTTATGAACGGTTTTCAGCAGGCGGCAGCTTTAGCTCCTGTTGCGAAATATGATAAACGTTATGCGCGTGCAATCGGGAAGTGGTTGTTGAATATCGCGAATGCAAGTCGCCTATTTTATAATAATGTACTTCCGGAAGATCATCAAGAACCGCAAAGTTATGCATGGTCTTCTGTTTATGATACCGAAAGTTGTATTCCTTATGAATCGATGAAAGAGGTTTGGAATAATAAATCTCCTTATGTAATGGGGGATGCTACCGGAGGTGGCTGGGCTGCTACGAATATATCTTTGTATAGCGGTTCTAGTGTCGGATATTTGGCGGCATTGATCGAGAAAACCAATGTCGAAGGTATCCTCCGGATCGATGTTAATAAAACCGATTTTTTCGGAAATGCGGTTTTCCCGGTTTATTTGTATTATAATCCTTATTCTGAGGATAAGACGGTAGAGTTGGAATTACCGTCAGGAGAATATGATTTGTATGATGCCATATCCGAGCGGAATGTGGTTTCTCGAATTTCGGGGACAGCTTCTTTTTCTGTTCCATCGGATGGGGTTTGCTTGTTGACTGTTATACCTTCCGGTACGGAACAAACAGTTTCCGGACATCGTTTGTTGGCAGGTAACCAAGTTATAGATTTTTATTATGGTTATGATTATTCTCGAAATTTAAGGCTAAAAGCAATAGTGGCAGATCAGGAAGTGACTGTACCGGGTAATACCGTTAAATTGAATGTGTATGCGGATAATATTCCGTTGGGAGCTTCTGTCGTATATCAATGGAGTGTAAATGGCGAACCTATTCAAAGTGAATGGACGGGATCTTATTTAAATTGGAATGTACCTTCGACTCTCGGCCTTTATACGATAAAGGCTGTCGGAAGTGCTCGTAATCAAACCATATCGGGAGAGGTAACTGTCGAGGTGTTGGAGAGTATGTATGATAAACCTTCATTGACAAGTATTGAAACAAGTTCGTCTATGCCTTTGTCTCCGGGAGAAACGATAGATGTTACTTCGGTATTGGCGGAGGAAACGCCGGGACTTACGGTTTCTTGGGAGTGTGACGGCGGTGATATAGAAAACCTTTCAGATTTTTCCAGTCGTTGGACATTACCTTCTGTCCCCGGAGTATATACGATAAGTTGCACTGCGAAAAATCGGTTCGGGGAGGATATGAAATCATTGGAAGTTTTGGTTAAGGAAGAAAAATCGGCAGTAAAGACACCTTTGATTTACTATCCTCTAAACGGTGACTGTTCTAACGCTGCAAGTCTCGGAATTTATGATGCGATACCTGAAGGTGGCTCGTTTGTTACGGATGCGTTGGGTCGTGAATCTTCGGCATATTCTCTGTCCTCGTCTTCATATTTATATACGGAAAATGATGAAGCCCTCGGGGTACAGGATAAAGTGACGATCGGTTTTTGGGTTTCTCCGGAAAATACGCCCGGGAGGGAACAATTTCTTGTTTCTCACGGTAGTTGGGAAGAACGCTATAAAATTTCACTTTCTCCCGATATGACCTTGAGGTGGACGGTAAATACTTCTGACGGGACGAAAGATCTGGATTATAAGATTCCTTTGGATCTGAATAAATTTTATCATATTACTGCTGTATATACGGGGTATTCTATGGAGTTGTATGTAAATGGGGAATTTTATTCGTTTATGAAACATTCCGGAAATATCGGAACTACGGATAAGGATATTACTTATGGTAGAAAAGATCGTACCGATACAGAATATACTTTTGCGGGAATATTGGATGAGATTCGTATTTATAATGATGAATTATCTCTGTCCGAGATAAGGGAACTTCCTGAGACTTGGGAACTATTACCATCATCGGTTGAGAATACTATTTCGGATTTGCAAATACAGATTTTGAAAGGCAGAGGAGTATTGCGTATCGATACTGGCGGAAGAATATTAAAAAATTTGGAGGTATTCAATATACAAGGTATGTCATTCCCATGCAAATGGCAAAAGGAGAGTGAATATTCTTATAGTATTTCGACAGAAAATTTGTCTTCAGGCATATATGTATTGAGATTGACAGATAAATCGGGAAAAAACTACAGATACAAGATTATTTTGTAA
- a CDS encoding purple acid phosphatase family protein: protein MKKSLLAGIFLLTTLLPASAQNLLQDGGFENTKTYDYANNKSTGELPRISALGKLGSNTETNNPVMEAETVVPGSWYRKSANSGYNHGKIVTDDYAEGEKALNLSITAGSTTTKLDTWDNNTAIQYVTIDRTKQYVLKFKAKNLVGNYPVFAGMSVGGGYEVSGSNWVTLSSNWEEYTVIIDPTQHQASDTHYSDGDFQKSGVVFGNRTEYDENNKSLESSILIDDVRLYEKGTEPEEGNVKDFIINGNFETGEPNTSIVTGTDKWGDFVGKWALVIKDKSTGTGSITTEEVHNGSQALKVELTNISARYHFFLTQELQNLTPGEYTFALWMKASKADIPFRVDFSIDDDNKDVLTSAQTTATEWTRYEIKVDLSDKTSEDLSTLRIRIRPNCTSSGSVKNEAVTYYIDDISFTSASSEEEKPDEGEQKEFITNGDFEIGDPNSSIVMGTDPWGSNLVNTWGLVIKGSSTGTGTITTEEIHGGSQALKIDLTNIDARYRFFLAQEVQNLASAEYTFVMWMKASKAGIPFRVDFSINNNTKDILTSSQTTATEWTRYEIKVDMSDIKTTDLSTCRISIRPNCASGGSVQNEAVTYYLDDISFKGIVPDVIIFQPEPYLQSKTTESILINWRSADGEEGVPTVEYGTTDLNLTATGTTKSVGSLKWSGVRLTGLSPDTEYQYRCRIGNNISEVYKFRTLPDKNVSRKIRFLSFGDSHEASSVTPVREAALKFLKQEFGEDLQNHFDFITCTGDIIYNYGQYENEFVESLFTPNKELTNALPMNIAAGNHDFEKNDSEHSYFYDFMDFTDLSDAEGDAKGKYYAQQIGNALYIYLNTNRQYLCPTDNSNQTYQTNTEAQLKWLKDKLTTAESDNTIDMVFIFGHHGHRYEMWSAPDNTATREEIAERLFPVFENSTKIKMYMYGHTHSVERGILELKNGKSITLFLNGNGGSYPDYFGKYSTNIDYPEIHRNSEFIGFAITEVDPVEKSYQTTYYGVSQRRPVNGASSTTYIRKYDPAEIIDQWSAKCDASVPTTPTMIKQEYNATDGIFSLEASPATDMMSAEYQIINTANQEMVIDTIIHRENIFGVTGYFETDGKIDLEKSYLPVDLNEGIDLSTFTAKLPTGNYKAKIRYRDNNLNWSDYSDINSSIDSPAETDNDVVIAGGTAEVVIVSDGGIAEIYSPYGALLAKTILTNGENRINVTPDSQVIVRVVRNNKCTVKNLRVK, encoded by the coding sequence ATGAAAAAATCTCTCCTCGCAGGAATATTCCTGCTCACTACACTGTTACCTGCGTCTGCGCAAAACTTATTACAAGACGGAGGATTCGAAAACACAAAAACCTACGATTATGCAAACAACAAATCGACCGGTGAACTGCCCCGAATTTCGGCCTTAGGCAAATTAGGCAGCAATACGGAAACCAATAATCCGGTAATGGAGGCGGAAACAGTCGTACCAGGTTCTTGGTATCGTAAATCGGCAAATAGCGGATACAATCACGGAAAAATAGTTACCGATGATTATGCAGAAGGTGAAAAAGCGCTGAATCTGAGTATCACCGCCGGCAGTACAACGACCAAACTGGACACATGGGACAACAATACCGCTATTCAATATGTCACAATAGATCGTACCAAACAATATGTTCTAAAATTTAAAGCAAAAAATTTAGTCGGGAATTATCCGGTCTTCGCGGGGATGTCTGTAGGCGGAGGTTATGAAGTATCCGGCAGTAACTGGGTAACATTATCCTCAAACTGGGAAGAATACACCGTTATAATAGACCCGACGCAACACCAAGCCTCCGATACACATTACAGCGACGGCGATTTTCAAAAATCAGGAGTCGTATTCGGAAACAGAACAGAGTATGACGAAAATAACAAATCTCTTGAATCTTCTATACTTATCGATGATGTTCGCCTGTATGAAAAAGGTACCGAACCGGAAGAGGGGAATGTAAAAGACTTTATTATTAACGGAAACTTCGAAACCGGAGAGCCCAACACGAGTATCGTTACAGGAACTGACAAATGGGGCGACTTTGTTGGGAAATGGGCTCTTGTCATTAAAGACAAATCTACAGGAACAGGAAGCATCACGACCGAAGAGGTTCATAATGGTAGCCAAGCACTAAAAGTAGAATTGACCAATATCTCTGCACGTTATCATTTCTTCCTCACTCAAGAGCTTCAAAATCTTACTCCGGGAGAATATACATTCGCCTTATGGATGAAAGCATCAAAAGCAGACATACCGTTCAGAGTAGATTTTTCTATTGACGATGACAATAAAGATGTCCTTACATCTGCACAAACGACTGCAACCGAATGGACTCGTTATGAAATAAAAGTCGATCTCTCGGATAAAACATCAGAAGATCTTTCTACCCTCCGTATACGCATCCGACCCAATTGTACCTCAAGTGGATCGGTAAAAAACGAAGCCGTTACTTACTATATCGATGACATCAGCTTCACATCGGCCTCCTCTGAAGAAGAAAAACCCGATGAAGGAGAGCAAAAAGAGTTCATCACCAATGGAGATTTCGAAATCGGAGATCCTAATTCAAGTATTGTTATGGGAACAGATCCGTGGGGATCTAATTTAGTGAACACTTGGGGGCTTGTCATTAAAGGCAGTTCTACTGGAACAGGAACTATTACAACCGAAGAAATTCATGGAGGAAGTCAAGCATTGAAAATCGATTTGACAAACATAGATGCGCGATACCGGTTCTTTCTTGCCCAAGAGGTCCAAAACCTTGCTTCAGCAGAATATACTTTTGTCATGTGGATGAAAGCGTCAAAAGCAGGAATCCCTTTCCGGGTAGATTTTTCTATAAACAACAATACAAAAGATATTCTCACATCATCACAAACAACCGCAACCGAATGGACTCGTTACGAAATAAAAGTCGATATGTCAGATATTAAAACAACCGACCTATCTACTTGCCGTATAAGCATTCGTCCCAATTGTGCATCAGGAGGATCGGTACAAAACGAAGCCGTCACTTATTATCTTGACGATATCAGTTTTAAAGGAATCGTTCCGGATGTGATTATATTTCAACCAGAGCCGTATTTGCAAAGCAAAACAACCGAAAGTATCTTGATCAACTGGCGAAGTGCCGACGGAGAAGAGGGAGTACCCACCGTAGAATACGGGACTACCGATCTGAATCTCACGGCAACAGGTACGACAAAATCCGTAGGAAGTTTGAAATGGTCCGGCGTTCGGCTGACCGGCTTATCTCCTGATACCGAATACCAATACCGTTGCCGGATCGGTAATAATATTTCTGAAGTTTACAAATTCCGTACACTTCCGGATAAAAACGTAAGCCGGAAAATCCGTTTCCTCTCATTCGGAGACTCTCATGAAGCCAGCTCTGTAACGCCGGTACGGGAGGCTGCATTGAAATTCTTAAAACAGGAATTCGGAGAAGATTTACAAAACCATTTCGATTTCATTACATGTACCGGAGATATTATCTATAATTACGGACAATATGAAAATGAATTTGTAGAATCGCTCTTTACTCCGAACAAAGAACTTACGAATGCTCTTCCCATGAATATCGCTGCAGGTAATCACGATTTTGAGAAAAACGACTCAGAACATTCGTATTTCTATGATTTCATGGATTTCACCGATTTGAGCGATGCCGAAGGAGATGCAAAAGGGAAATATTATGCTCAACAAATAGGAAACGCCCTATACATTTATCTGAATACCAACCGGCAGTATCTTTGTCCGACAGATAACAGCAATCAGACTTATCAAACGAACACCGAGGCACAATTGAAATGGCTAAAAGATAAGCTGACAACTGCAGAAAGCGATAACACGATAGATATGGTCTTCATTTTCGGACATCACGGACACAGATATGAAATGTGGTCAGCACCCGATAATACTGCAACCCGTGAAGAAATAGCCGAACGGCTGTTCCCGGTATTTGAAAACTCTACAAAAATAAAAATGTATATGTACGGGCATACTCATTCTGTAGAAAGAGGTATCCTTGAGCTCAAAAACGGAAAAAGTATAACCCTTTTCCTGAACGGTAACGGAGGTTCTTATCCTGACTATTTCGGGAAATACAGCACAAACATAGATTATCCCGAAATACACCGGAATTCGGAGTTCATCGGATTTGCTATTACCGAAGTAGATCCTGTCGAAAAATCATATCAAACGACATACTACGGAGTCTCTCAACGCCGACCGGTCAACGGGGCTTCATCAACAACGTATATTCGCAAATATGATCCGGCGGAAATAATCGATCAATGGAGTGCAAAATGCGATGCATCCGTACCGACAACGCCGACAATGATCAAGCAAGAATACAATGCTACAGATGGAATATTTTCTCTTGAAGCGTCACCTGCTACGGATATGATGTCCGCAGAATATCAAATAATCAACACGGCAAATCAGGAAATGGTAATCGACACGATTATCCACCGGGAAAATATATTCGGCGTTACCGGATACTTTGAAACCGACGGGAAAATAGATTTAGAAAAATCATACCTGCCAGTCGATTTAAACGAAGGAATCGATCTCAGCACTTTCACGGCAAAACTTCCCACAGGAAATTATAAAGCAAAAATCCGTTACCGTGACAATAATCTCAACTGGAGCGATTATTCTGATATCAATTCTTCAATCGACAGTCCGGCCGAAACCGATAATGATGTCGTCATAGCAGGAGGAACAGCAGAAGTCGTGATCGTATCCGATGGTGGAATTGCCGAAATTTACTCCCCTTACGGGGCATTATTAGCCAAAACGATACTGACAAACGGTGAAAATAGGATTAATGTTACTCCCGACTCACAAGTAATAGTGCGTGTCGTACGAAATAATAAATGTACAGTTAAGAATCTTCGGGTAAAATAA